The proteins below come from a single Phycisphaeraceae bacterium genomic window:
- the phoU gene encoding phosphate signaling complex protein PhoU: MAAEAFGQFGTSRDGDSMLQRELLRLRRRLVTEASYAIAMLESSLTALWTGNHEQAADVRRQEDRVDEEEVAIEQECLRLMTLRQPFAHDFRVLTFCLKVNEDVERVADHASSIAKITRRLENSSDIPWPTALRDMGDRVPAMCHNLLRAVLNEDVDAARMLISGDKVIDDLDRKLFEEVREWIERDVSAVQHALLAYRIGRELERVGDLMANIAEDVVYLATGVIVRHSKRRDPAS; this comes from the coding sequence ATGGCTGCTGAGGCTTTTGGTCAATTCGGGACTTCACGCGATGGCGATTCGATGCTCCAACGAGAGCTGCTGCGCCTGCGTCGCCGTCTGGTGACTGAAGCCTCATATGCCATTGCGATGCTCGAGTCTTCTCTGACAGCACTCTGGACCGGCAATCACGAACAGGCCGCCGACGTGCGCCGACAGGAAGACCGGGTCGATGAAGAAGAAGTGGCCATCGAGCAGGAGTGCCTGCGTCTGATGACCCTTCGGCAGCCGTTCGCTCACGACTTTCGCGTGCTCACTTTCTGCCTCAAGGTCAACGAGGATGTCGAGCGCGTCGCCGACCACGCGTCCTCAATTGCCAAGATCACGAGAAGACTTGAGAATTCTTCCGATATTCCCTGGCCCACCGCCCTGCGTGACATGGGGGATCGCGTCCCGGCCATGTGCCACAACCTCCTCCGCGCCGTGCTCAATGAAGACGTCGATGCCGCCCGGATGCTCATCTCGGGTGACAAAGTCATCGATGACCTCGACCGAAAACTCTTCGAGGAAGTCCGAGAATGGATCGAACGCGATGTCTCAGCCGTGCAACACGCCCTCCTGGCCTACCGCATCGGCCGAGAACTCGAGCGTGTTGGTGATCTCATGGCCAACATTGCCGAGGACGTCGTGTATCTCGCGACAGGCGTTATTGTTCGCCACTCTAAGCGCCGCGACCCTGCATCCTGA
- a CDS encoding YggS family pyridoxal phosphate-dependent enzyme → MDQNPTLQQRFEEVKRRIAVAAARTGRKPEDIFLVAVTKNANPEQIRTLLELGHRDFGENRVQQLAQRASIVREWFERLRVLERTRESSGGSQAGKILVSGKPAGDGTLHGPARWHLIGHLQRNKVRKALEHTRLIQSIDSLRLAEELQSVADRREVPIDVLIQVNCSGEVSKFGCPVPAAMPLAEQLSTMLNVRVRGLMTMAPHYDDPQHARPVFSRCADLFEEIRKAGIGDGRFNLLSMGMSNDFEVAIEEGANIVRVGTAIFGPSEHAEDPEDANDLTEEETAST, encoded by the coding sequence ATGGACCAGAACCCAACGCTCCAGCAACGTTTCGAGGAAGTCAAGCGACGCATCGCGGTCGCTGCAGCTCGCACAGGCCGCAAGCCTGAAGATATCTTTCTCGTGGCCGTCACCAAGAACGCCAACCCTGAACAGATTCGCACTCTCCTCGAACTGGGACACCGCGACTTTGGAGAAAACCGCGTCCAGCAACTTGCACAGCGAGCATCAATCGTCCGCGAATGGTTCGAACGCCTCCGCGTTCTCGAACGCACACGCGAATCGAGCGGTGGCTCTCAGGCTGGCAAGATCCTCGTCTCCGGCAAACCCGCAGGCGATGGCACACTCCACGGCCCCGCACGCTGGCACCTCATCGGACACCTTCAACGCAACAAAGTCCGCAAGGCACTCGAACACACTCGTCTCATTCAATCCATCGACAGCCTGCGACTCGCCGAAGAACTCCAGAGTGTTGCCGATCGACGCGAAGTCCCGATCGACGTTCTCATTCAGGTCAACTGTTCTGGTGAGGTCTCAAAATTCGGATGCCCCGTTCCCGCAGCCATGCCCTTGGCAGAACAACTCTCCACCATGCTCAATGTTCGCGTCCGGGGCCTCATGACTATGGCTCCGCACTACGATGATCCGCAGCACGCACGCCCAGTCTTCTCGCGTTGTGCCGATCTCTTCGAGGAAATTCGCAAAGCCGGCATCGGTGACGGACGCTTCAATCTACTCTCGATGGGAATGTCAAACGACTTCGAAGTTGCCATCGAGGAAGGTGCCAACATCGTCCGCGTCGGTACCGCGATCTTCGGCCCATCCGAGCACGCAGAAGATCCCGAAGACGCCAACGACCTTACGGAAGAAGAAACCGCCAGCACCTGA
- a CDS encoding acyloxyacyl hydrolase, producing the protein MSTSDPQGDSGSVAVDSRLETGTIAFDLQKAGPAFLEPGHTRLTFGGGVAWALESDDESTDYNVFVTWSRFLVQDIEIRLEGGLWYFDQEGDTAFGFNPSFTFRWHLIKSDPWTIFSDPWTIFADAGIGVLLASDDVPSGGTSFNFMPRAGGGVTYRLNDVGHRLELGVRWHHVSNARVTGDSNNPDRDGVMVYAGFSIPFN; encoded by the coding sequence ATGTCAACGAGCGATCCGCAGGGCGACAGCGGTTCTGTGGCGGTCGATTCGAGGTTGGAGACCGGAACGATCGCGTTTGATTTGCAGAAGGCCGGACCAGCGTTTCTTGAACCGGGGCATACGCGACTGACGTTCGGTGGAGGAGTGGCGTGGGCACTTGAAAGCGACGACGAATCGACGGATTACAACGTCTTCGTGACGTGGAGCCGATTTCTCGTGCAGGACATCGAGATTCGGCTCGAGGGCGGGCTGTGGTACTTCGATCAGGAAGGTGATACGGCGTTTGGATTCAATCCGAGTTTCACGTTTCGATGGCATTTGATCAAATCCGACCCATGGACGATCTTTTCCGACCCATGGACGATCTTTGCGGATGCGGGGATCGGTGTGTTGCTGGCGAGCGACGATGTGCCGTCAGGTGGGACGAGTTTCAATTTCATGCCGCGGGCGGGTGGTGGTGTGACATATCGGCTCAATGACGTTGGGCATCGGCTTGAGCTTGGCGTGCGGTGGCACCATGTTTCCAACGCGCGTGTAACGGGCGACAGCAACAATCCGGATCGCGACGGTGTGATGGTGTATGCCGGATTCAGCATCCCGTTCAACTGA
- the mfd gene encoding transcription-repair coupling factor — protein sequence MSSHRACPLEALLFSMDIIKIISTAPKVSNLAGQVRAGRRCVATGVAGSSTTFLAASLALSLGVPVLLVTAHLDDADEVLDELADDPNSCPVLKLPAMEVLAGEESVHADLLAERLLAVRTASAILPDKPCVLVASIQALMQSVPTEGAMESLVRTIRVGQPLDQTEFCTWLVSVGYRRTDAIEEQGDFAVRGGILDIFTPAASGTPIRLDFFGDEIERINEVDLDTLGSDRQIQSVNIVTPDAHKALHCEGVCFVDILPPTLVAMLAETLEIVEQARGYFERVTDGRGIFGPPAVLSRLEQHSALLIEVNQFSGGASSADVRIQLPFESLPPIAQDTPEAFADLGRLAEESQVVIACQNEGEKSRFVELLAEHIPNRPAIVSIDRYVHRGFVIEEPNRVAVLPYHELLHRFDARRRGAKLRQSRATDTFLGFSVGDYVVHADHGIALFVGLQLLKPRRLPGQPEPPKSEREEYMTLEFASSSRLHVPCTQIDKVQKYVGGFSGKPPLSTIGGVKWKNQKERVADSVRDLAAELLRVRAAREHLPGIQYAADTPWQQEFEAEFPYQETEDQLAAVGEIKRDMQSPRPMDRLLCGDVGFGKTELAIRAAFKACEFGKQVAVLVPTTVLAEQHERTFSSRFRDYPFRVESLSRFKTTKEINDTLMRLRKGEIDVVIGTHRLLSKDVRFADLGLVIIDEEQRFGVEHKERLLQLRMLVDVLTLSATPIPRTLHMAMLGLRDISSLSTPPLDRRAIVTEVIPYNSERIARAIARELAREGQVYFVHNRVHNINSVAGEVQRLAPGARIVVGHGQMPPGELEEVMLKFMRRQADILVSTTIIESGIDNPTANTMIINDADRFGLADLHQLRGRVGRYKHRAYCYLLLSPERTVREVAQKRLKAIEQYSMLGAGFKIAMRDLEIRGAGNILGAEQSGHIAAVGYEMFCRLLEQAVQELTHGRAIEPPSATTVEIGVSGLIPRHYIPSDVRRLEAYRRIAIAPTRAEIEIVRTDLEAAYGTPPTQVENLLELAELRVAAAAVDIRTLTIRGQDVVLLSSNPEPAAALLRTGQGTVRVIGPELAQTNARDISGEPLSEIYLRLPPNHLAPETLLRILRHRLNPPIQPKV from the coding sequence ATGTCTTCGCATCGAGCCTGCCCGCTCGAAGCACTCTTGTTCAGTATGGACATCATCAAGATCATCAGCACGGCACCAAAGGTCTCGAACCTCGCAGGGCAGGTGCGCGCCGGCAGACGCTGCGTGGCTACCGGTGTCGCAGGTTCCTCCACGACCTTCCTCGCGGCCTCTCTCGCACTCTCACTCGGTGTACCCGTATTACTCGTCACAGCACACCTCGACGATGCCGATGAAGTGCTCGATGAACTTGCCGACGACCCCAATTCGTGCCCGGTCCTCAAACTTCCGGCTATGGAAGTTCTCGCAGGCGAAGAGTCGGTCCACGCCGACCTGCTCGCCGAACGGCTATTGGCCGTCCGTACTGCATCGGCAATTCTGCCAGACAAACCGTGCGTGCTCGTCGCGTCGATCCAGGCGCTGATGCAGTCCGTCCCGACCGAAGGCGCAATGGAATCTCTTGTCCGCACCATTCGCGTTGGCCAGCCGCTTGACCAGACCGAGTTCTGCACGTGGCTTGTCAGTGTTGGTTATCGTCGCACCGACGCAATCGAAGAACAAGGCGACTTTGCCGTCCGAGGAGGAATCCTCGATATCTTCACCCCGGCAGCCTCCGGAACCCCCATTCGTCTCGACTTCTTCGGCGACGAGATCGAACGCATCAACGAAGTCGATCTCGACACCCTTGGCTCCGATCGGCAAATTCAATCCGTCAACATCGTCACACCCGACGCACATAAGGCTCTGCACTGCGAAGGCGTGTGCTTTGTGGACATCCTACCGCCCACTCTCGTGGCCATGCTTGCCGAGACACTCGAAATCGTCGAACAGGCCAGAGGTTACTTCGAGCGCGTCACCGACGGCCGCGGGATCTTCGGCCCCCCGGCTGTTCTCTCACGTCTCGAACAGCACAGCGCGTTGCTCATCGAAGTCAATCAGTTTTCGGGCGGTGCCTCCTCCGCCGACGTCCGCATCCAACTCCCCTTCGAGTCGCTTCCTCCAATCGCTCAGGACACACCAGAAGCCTTTGCAGATCTGGGCCGACTCGCAGAGGAATCGCAAGTCGTCATCGCGTGCCAGAACGAAGGCGAGAAGTCCCGATTTGTCGAACTCCTGGCTGAGCACATTCCGAATCGACCCGCGATCGTGAGCATCGATCGGTATGTACATCGTGGCTTTGTGATTGAAGAGCCGAATCGTGTCGCTGTTTTGCCATACCACGAACTTCTGCATCGCTTCGATGCCCGCCGCCGCGGCGCCAAACTTCGCCAGTCGCGCGCAACCGACACCTTTCTCGGCTTTTCTGTCGGTGATTACGTCGTCCACGCCGATCACGGCATTGCCCTCTTCGTCGGCCTGCAATTGCTCAAACCTCGACGCCTCCCGGGTCAGCCCGAGCCTCCAAAGTCCGAACGCGAGGAGTACATGACTCTCGAGTTCGCCAGTTCCTCTCGCCTCCACGTTCCGTGCACTCAGATCGACAAGGTTCAGAAATACGTCGGCGGATTCAGCGGCAAGCCTCCGCTCTCGACCATCGGCGGCGTCAAATGGAAAAACCAGAAAGAACGCGTGGCAGATTCTGTCCGCGATCTGGCTGCCGAACTCTTGCGTGTTCGTGCCGCACGCGAGCATCTTCCCGGAATCCAGTACGCTGCCGACACGCCATGGCAACAGGAGTTTGAAGCAGAGTTTCCGTACCAGGAAACCGAAGACCAGCTCGCAGCAGTAGGGGAGATCAAACGCGACATGCAGTCCCCGCGCCCGATGGATCGCCTCCTTTGTGGCGACGTTGGTTTCGGCAAGACCGAACTGGCCATCCGCGCTGCATTCAAGGCCTGTGAGTTCGGCAAGCAGGTTGCTGTGCTTGTCCCCACAACCGTCCTTGCCGAGCAACATGAACGCACTTTTTCGAGCCGATTTCGCGATTATCCGTTTCGCGTAGAGTCCCTCAGCCGCTTCAAGACCACGAAAGAAATCAATGACACACTCATGCGTCTGCGCAAGGGTGAGATCGATGTCGTCATCGGCACGCATCGCCTTTTATCAAAGGACGTCCGATTCGCCGACCTCGGACTGGTCATCATCGACGAAGAACAACGCTTCGGCGTCGAACACAAGGAACGCCTGCTCCAATTGCGCATGCTCGTTGACGTGCTCACCCTTTCGGCCACTCCGATCCCGCGCACGCTTCACATGGCTATGCTCGGCCTGCGCGACATCTCAAGCCTCTCGACTCCTCCGCTCGACCGCCGCGCCATCGTCACCGAAGTCATCCCATATAACTCCGAGCGCATCGCACGAGCCATTGCACGCGAACTGGCGCGCGAAGGCCAGGTCTACTTCGTCCACAACCGAGTTCACAACATCAACAGCGTCGCTGGCGAAGTGCAGCGTTTGGCCCCTGGTGCTCGCATTGTCGTAGGCCACGGACAGATGCCGCCGGGCGAACTCGAAGAAGTTATGCTCAAGTTCATGCGTCGCCAGGCCGACATTCTCGTCTCCACCACCATCATCGAATCTGGCATCGACAATCCGACCGCCAATACCATGATCATCAACGATGCAGACCGTTTCGGTCTGGCCGATCTCCACCAACTCCGAGGCCGAGTCGGACGCTATAAGCATCGCGCATACTGCTATCTGCTTCTTTCCCCAGAACGAACGGTGCGTGAGGTGGCTCAGAAGCGACTCAAGGCCATCGAGCAATACTCGATGCTCGGTGCAGGGTTCAAGATTGCCATGCGCGACCTTGAGATTCGCGGCGCTGGCAACATTCTCGGTGCCGAGCAATCCGGACACATCGCCGCTGTTGGGTACGAGATGTTCTGCCGCCTGCTCGAACAAGCCGTTCAGGAACTCACGCATGGCCGCGCCATTGAGCCTCCAAGCGCCACAACCGTTGAAATCGGAGTGTCTGGTCTTATACCACGCCATTACATTCCGTCCGACGTGCGTCGCCTCGAAGCCTACCGACGCATCGCCATCGCCCCTACACGCGCCGAAATCGAGATCGTCCGCACTGACCTCGAAGCCGCGTACGGCACACCGCCTACGCAGGTCGAAAACTTACTCGAGCTCGCAGAACTTCGCGTGGCGGCGGCCGCTGTCGATATCCGTACGCTCACCATACGCGGGCAGGATGTTGTCCTTCTTTCGTCAAACCCAGAACCCGCAGCCGCATTGCTCCGTACCGGGCAGGGAACCGTCCGAGTCATCGGTCCCGAACTCGCCCAAACCAATGCTCGGGATATCAGCGGCGAACCATTGTCCGAAATCTATCTTCGTCTTCCGCCCAATCACCTCGCGCCCGAAACCCTCCTCCGGATTCTCAGGCACAGATTGAACCCCCCGATTCAGCCGAAAGTTTGA
- a CDS encoding Hpt domain-containing protein: protein MGQDAFRRDPITSTFADDPEMKELIGLFIQELPQRVAALEQAWNSADLGSLRRLAHQLKGSAAGFGFESIGIAAGELESPLRDRPVQSDALDGVEHQFRELVALCSHAVAGVRHT from the coding sequence ATGGGCCAAGACGCATTCCGGCGCGATCCGATTACCAGTACCTTTGCCGATGATCCCGAGATGAAGGAACTTATCGGTCTCTTCATCCAGGAACTGCCGCAACGTGTAGCCGCACTCGAACAAGCGTGGAACTCCGCCGATCTCGGCTCGCTCCGCCGACTCGCACACCAACTCAAGGGCTCCGCAGCCGGGTTCGGGTTCGAGAGCATCGGGATCGCAGCGGGCGAACTCGAATCCCCACTTCGCGATCGTCCAGTCCAGTCCGACGCTCTTGATGGCGTCGAGCACCAGTTCCGCGAGCTCGTTGCTCTCTGTTCTCACGCTGTCGCCGGCGTTCGCCACACCTGA
- a CDS encoding redoxin domain-containing protein → MRNEHLTPRQTVLMPGDAAPDFSLMDQDRKTRKLSELVGKKGVMLCFFPFAFTSVCASEMECVASELSRARETGLEVVGISCDSFAALKAWADQLGLKQVLLADLHREVCRAYGLYWADMNVAHRGTVVVEKVGGQLKVKWSEAREPGQAMDFDSMLAHAGVA, encoded by the coding sequence GTGAGGAACGAACACCTTACCCCGCGACAGACGGTGCTGATGCCGGGCGATGCGGCCCCCGATTTTTCGCTGATGGACCAGGACCGCAAGACGCGGAAGCTGTCTGAACTGGTCGGGAAGAAAGGGGTGATGCTGTGCTTTTTCCCGTTCGCGTTCACATCGGTGTGTGCGAGCGAGATGGAGTGCGTGGCGTCCGAATTGTCCAGAGCGCGCGAGACCGGGCTGGAAGTCGTGGGGATTTCGTGCGACAGTTTCGCAGCACTCAAGGCATGGGCGGATCAGTTGGGGCTCAAGCAGGTGCTGCTGGCCGATCTGCACCGGGAGGTCTGCCGGGCGTATGGGCTGTACTGGGCGGATATGAATGTCGCGCATCGCGGGACGGTTGTTGTGGAGAAAGTTGGGGGGCAGTTGAAAGTGAAATGGTCCGAAGCAAGAGAGCCTGGTCAGGCAATGGACTTTGACAGCATGTTGGCACACGCCGGGGTGGCATAA
- the rny gene encoding ribonuclease Y — MRLATWAEITAFDLVFGLVGIALGIVVGVFGARFIINRTLAGAKAESGTIVAAAKRDAESEAERIRLEAERKAIERKQALDSEIAEARAELKENERRLVKREDVFDRKEEALTRKDQQLTRLGEQLAEREAKINALEKQAEGLIEEQNSMLRQISKLTEEQARDILLERVEADSRHDVAKVVRKITEEAEEKAKERAREITLMAIQRYSTEHTSESTVRTVAIPSDDMKGRIIGREGRNIRAIEKVTGVDIIVDDTPGVIVVSCFDKVRQAVAVESLERLIADGRMHPTRIEEVVEKVRSEINEKIAKAGKEAALEVNVRGLHPKIVEAMGRLHYRTSYGQNVLRHSVEVAYLSQIIADMLGLDGTLARRCGFLHDIGKAMDHEMEGGHPKIGMDFARQFGEKDEAVLNAIGGHHADIPSTTFYTPIVMAADAVSSARPGARRESMDRYVQRLQELQDIAMDQPGVQEAYAIQAGREVRVMVDADRVNDDEAYLIAHNIAKRVSEEMTFPGEIRVTVLRETRAIEVAR; from the coding sequence ATGAGATTGGCGACATGGGCAGAAATCACAGCCTTTGACCTCGTGTTCGGGTTGGTCGGAATCGCGCTGGGCATCGTGGTCGGAGTGTTCGGTGCCCGGTTCATCATCAACCGCACACTGGCGGGCGCCAAGGCCGAATCCGGCACGATCGTGGCCGCAGCCAAGCGGGACGCCGAGAGCGAAGCCGAGCGTATTCGTCTCGAAGCGGAACGGAAGGCGATCGAGCGCAAGCAAGCCCTGGATTCGGAAATCGCAGAGGCCAGAGCCGAACTCAAAGAGAACGAACGTCGCCTCGTCAAGCGAGAAGACGTTTTTGATCGCAAGGAAGAAGCGCTGACGCGCAAGGACCAGCAACTCACCCGACTTGGGGAGCAGCTTGCCGAACGGGAAGCGAAGATCAACGCACTGGAAAAGCAGGCAGAAGGCCTGATCGAGGAGCAGAACTCCATGCTGCGCCAGATCAGCAAACTCACGGAAGAGCAGGCAAGGGATATCCTGCTCGAACGTGTCGAAGCCGACTCCAGGCATGACGTGGCCAAGGTTGTGCGCAAGATCACGGAAGAAGCAGAGGAAAAAGCCAAGGAACGCGCCCGCGAGATTACGCTGATGGCCATTCAGCGGTATTCGACCGAGCACACCTCGGAATCCACAGTCCGCACGGTCGCGATTCCGTCCGACGACATGAAGGGCCGCATCATCGGCCGCGAGGGTCGCAACATTCGCGCGATCGAGAAGGTGACGGGTGTTGACATCATCGTCGATGACACCCCCGGCGTCATCGTCGTGTCCTGTTTTGACAAAGTGCGTCAGGCAGTCGCTGTGGAATCGCTGGAAAGGCTCATCGCCGACGGTCGCATGCATCCGACACGCATCGAAGAAGTTGTCGAGAAAGTGCGATCAGAAATCAACGAAAAGATTGCCAAGGCCGGCAAGGAAGCTGCACTTGAAGTCAATGTGAGGGGTCTGCACCCGAAGATCGTCGAGGCCATGGGCCGGCTGCACTATCGCACGAGTTATGGGCAAAATGTCCTGCGCCATTCGGTTGAGGTCGCGTATCTCTCGCAGATCATCGCCGACATGCTGGGGCTGGATGGGACGCTGGCGCGGCGATGTGGGTTCCTGCACGACATCGGCAAGGCCATGGACCACGAGATGGAAGGCGGGCACCCGAAGATCGGCATGGACTTCGCGAGGCAGTTCGGAGAGAAGGACGAAGCCGTGCTCAACGCCATCGGCGGGCACCATGCCGATATTCCTTCAACGACGTTCTACACCCCGATCGTGATGGCAGCCGATGCGGTGAGCAGCGCACGCCCTGGTGCAAGGCGTGAGTCGATGGACCGATATGTCCAGAGGCTCCAGGAGCTTCAGGACATCGCGATGGATCAGCCTGGCGTGCAGGAGGCCTACGCGATTCAGGCCGGTCGCGAGGTGCGCGTCATGGTCGATGCTGATCGCGTCAACGACGATGAGGCCTACCTGATCGCGCACAATATCGCCAAGCGTGTCAGCGAAGAAATGACCTTCCCTGGGGAGATTCGCGTGACCGTGCTGCGTGAGACGCGGGCGATTGAGGTCGCGCGCTGA
- a CDS encoding diguanylate cyclase produces MHTVGPEQHAHDEIKPVVLLIDDCADIHRLLQARLRSESLDLVTTFTGEEGLALARALRPAVIILDLQMEKMDGFEVLRSLKDDSTLHEIPVIVLSGRTGSDDKVTAFDLGASDYVTKPFNLAELRARVRAAIRFSSLLNMLAQRAQVDGLSGLWNRAHFDAQWAAEHARNIRYGSPLSLAMVDIDHFKSINDTYGHPAGDTVIQTLARLMLKEVRQTDIVCRYGGEEFAVIMPETSPKQASELCERIRTRFEQLRWPKHPERLVTTSMGIAGASGSTAIEPWKWIEEADKSLYQAKRSGRNRIVVRDLDSMATPRLADAG; encoded by the coding sequence ATGCACACAGTCGGCCCCGAACAACACGCCCACGACGAGATCAAACCCGTCGTGCTCCTCATCGACGATTGCGCCGATATTCATCGTCTGCTTCAGGCACGCCTGCGCTCCGAGTCTCTCGATCTCGTGACCACCTTTACTGGCGAAGAAGGTCTCGCACTCGCCCGTGCATTGCGCCCCGCCGTCATCATTCTCGACCTTCAGATGGAAAAAATGGACGGGTTCGAAGTTCTTCGCAGCCTCAAGGACGACTCCACTCTCCACGAAATTCCCGTGATTGTTCTCTCTGGCCGCACCGGGAGCGACGACAAGGTCACCGCCTTCGATCTTGGCGCATCAGACTATGTGACTAAGCCCTTCAATCTTGCAGAACTTCGAGCGCGAGTTCGCGCAGCCATTCGATTCAGTTCGCTCCTCAACATGCTCGCACAGCGGGCACAAGTCGACGGACTCAGCGGCCTGTGGAACAGAGCCCACTTCGATGCACAATGGGCAGCAGAACACGCACGCAACATTCGCTATGGCAGCCCGCTTTCACTGGCCATGGTCGACATCGATCACTTCAAGTCCATCAACGACACCTACGGCCATCCCGCTGGAGACACCGTCATCCAGACGCTCGCACGCCTCATGCTCAAGGAAGTCCGGCAGACCGACATTGTGTGCCGCTATGGTGGCGAAGAATTCGCCGTCATCATGCCCGAGACCTCGCCAAAGCAGGCCTCCGAACTTTGTGAACGTATCCGTACCCGTTTCGAACAGCTGCGTTGGCCCAAGCACCCCGAGCGGCTCGTCACCACCTCAATGGGCATCGCCGGGGCCTCTGGTTCGACCGCGATCGAGCCATGGAAGTGGATCGAAGAAGCCGACAAGTCCCTCTATCAGGCCAAACGATCCGGGCGCAACCGCATCGTCGTGAGGGATCTCGATAGCATGGCTACACCGCGCCTCGCAGACGCCGGCTGA
- the gpmI gene encoding 2,3-bisphosphoglycerate-independent phosphoglycerate mutase codes for MAQTPMVLIIRDGWGENPNSEHDVFNAVKLARTPVSDRLMTEWPSTLIKTSGEDVGLPAGTMGNSEVGHQNIGAGRVVDQESVAITKACRGGLEKNEVIAKAIGQAKAKKRSVHLMGICSDAGVHGLLEHLYAVLHACKTLGQPGDRVFVHLFTDGRDTGPFSGIEFAGQVERACTEIGVGRIASVIGRYFAMDRDNRWERVQKAYDCLTGRGQVQRSKSATEAIRAYYDTPAAANLKGDEYIPPTVIAADDAEAHATRISNDDTVIFYNYRGDRPREISAAFVFPDEAWAKVKPSPDSGRIGFDRGERLRVCYVTMTAYWEELAGHVKVAFPKPPKMVNIAGEHLSKAGLTQFRCAESEKYPHVTFFFNDYRDAPFEGEHRENPQSPKVSTYDQKPEMAAREVCEAVLRRLDAADCEAFIVVNFANGDMVGHTGNLEATVRACEVVDECVGKIVDKTLARGGALIVTADHGNAEQMWDPLSNTPHTAHTTYDVPMIVVGEAFRGAKLKAGGRLADLVPTALAMMGLEKPAEMTGISLIDR; via the coding sequence GTGGCACAGACGCCGATGGTGTTGATTATTCGTGATGGCTGGGGCGAAAATCCGAACTCGGAACATGATGTGTTCAATGCGGTGAAACTGGCGAGGACGCCGGTGTCCGATCGTCTGATGACCGAGTGGCCCAGCACACTGATCAAGACAAGCGGGGAAGATGTGGGATTGCCCGCGGGGACGATGGGCAATTCGGAGGTCGGGCACCAGAATATCGGCGCGGGGAGAGTGGTCGATCAGGAATCGGTTGCGATCACGAAGGCGTGCCGGGGCGGGCTGGAAAAGAACGAGGTCATTGCCAAGGCAATCGGCCAAGCCAAGGCAAAGAAGCGATCGGTCCACCTGATGGGGATTTGCTCGGATGCGGGAGTGCATGGCCTGCTGGAGCACCTGTACGCGGTCCTGCACGCATGCAAGACGCTGGGCCAGCCCGGGGATCGGGTGTTCGTGCATCTATTCACGGACGGGCGTGATACAGGGCCGTTCTCGGGGATTGAGTTCGCGGGGCAGGTTGAAAGAGCGTGCACGGAGATCGGGGTCGGCCGGATCGCGTCGGTGATCGGGCGGTACTTTGCGATGGATCGCGACAATCGCTGGGAGCGTGTGCAGAAGGCGTATGACTGCCTGACGGGGCGCGGCCAGGTGCAGCGGTCGAAGTCGGCAACTGAAGCGATCAGGGCGTACTACGACACTCCGGCGGCTGCAAACCTCAAGGGCGATGAGTACATCCCCCCCACAGTCATTGCGGCGGATGATGCCGAGGCGCACGCGACGCGCATCAGCAACGATGACACTGTGATTTTCTACAACTATCGCGGGGATAGGCCTCGCGAAATCTCGGCTGCGTTTGTGTTTCCCGATGAGGCGTGGGCGAAGGTCAAGCCGTCGCCAGACTCGGGGCGGATCGGATTTGATCGGGGCGAGCGGCTGAGGGTGTGTTATGTGACGATGACGGCGTATTGGGAGGAACTTGCGGGGCATGTGAAGGTCGCGTTTCCCAAGCCGCCCAAGATGGTAAACATTGCGGGAGAGCATCTTTCGAAGGCGGGGTTGACACAGTTTCGATGTGCGGAGTCTGAGAAATATCCGCATGTCACGTTTTTCTTCAATGACTACCGGGATGCGCCATTCGAAGGTGAACATCGGGAAAACCCGCAGAGTCCGAAGGTATCGACGTACGACCAGAAGCCGGAGATGGCTGCCCGGGAGGTTTGCGAGGCTGTGCTTCGTCGGCTAGATGCTGCGGATTGCGAGGCGTTCATCGTTGTCAACTTTGCCAACGGCGATATGGTCGGGCACACGGGCAATCTGGAGGCGACCGTCCGGGCTTGCGAAGTGGTCGATGAGTGCGTCGGAAAGATTGTGGACAAGACGCTGGCGCGAGGCGGCGCGTTGATCGTGACTGCGGACCACGGCAACGCGGAGCAGATGTGGGATCCGTTGTCGAATACTCCGCACACAGCACACACAACGTATGACGTGCCGATGATCGTGGTGGGCGAGGCGTTTCGAGGTGCGAAACTCAAAGCCGGGGGTCGGCTTGCGGACCTGGTCCCCACCGCCTTGGCGATGATGGGGCTTGAGAAGCCGGCCGAGATGACGGGGATCTCGCTGATTGATCGGTGA